One window from the genome of Dermacentor variabilis isolate Ectoservices unplaced genomic scaffold, ASM5094787v1 scaffold_13, whole genome shotgun sequence encodes:
- the LOC142566788 gene encoding uncharacterized protein LOC142566788: MERLQRKQAALRQAIDTTIAAASTLLQATEASTGELEEHLDILLEQPEELKAVNDAIEKKVDLQELDSVLTECAAYSLRICTLKTSIKRALRGGAASETRSITPSETGNNSDHVAQSGSVQHAVTTTLQLPSTTTRLPKLEIAKFDGNLRSWHRFWNQFEPTIHKNPALHPIDKFQYLTSYLTGKAAAAIDGLPLSDRNYEIAVKTLVERFGKDDIIIEEHMSRLLNIRPVHNILDTERLRTLYDEIQTGVRSLEALGVASNTYGVLLLTVLRKNIPNELCHGYCRQKTTSAVMPGDDLQNFLSFLKTEVESRERAECGTRQQLSTERLSRPIRKDIPEKKASASVLSAVMEAETQCKFCEASCHLTAECEVDLTADQKRTIVQRERLCFRCAKAGHRAYECRTARWLKCKRCSGRHVAALCKLNRPPATGKSEEKTVLTETIVQSSLLVEGTKKRTRVLLQTAQAWGQGGEKRAMVRLMIDGGSQRTFVKKEVSQKMQLRVMGEEILKIMTFGNDKPSSGMKCRRVELWLCSRHSGKKIRVEALEIPQICCDIVPAPEASTVNYLEEQGLELADSTQDGAEIGLLLGSDYYWEVTTGGVRRLDSGLVAVETIFGWTLQGATHTTESTATYVSTVGVLRVAVIGKEDQDDTAAQLKSFWQLEHIGIIDEGEADVEDNQVLREFR; the protein is encoded by the coding sequence ATGGAGCGACTACAAAGGAAGCAAGCGGCCCTGCGACAAGCCATCGACACTACCATCGCAGCGGCCAGCACCTTACTTCAAGCgacagaagcatcaaccggtGAGCTTGAAGAACATTTGGACATCCTTCTTGAGCAACCTGAAGAGCTTAAAGCAGTCAACGACGCTATAGAAAAGAAAGTGGACCTACAGGAGCTCGACAGCGTATTAACAGAGTGCGCTGCGTACAGCTTGAGAATTTGCACCTTGAAAACAAGCATAAAAAGGGCACTGAGAGGTGGAGCCGCGAGCGAAACGAGGTCAATTACACCATCAGAAACAGGAAATAACTCTGACCACGTCGCACAGTCAGGTTCCGTCCAGCATGCAGTTACGACGACTCTTCAGCTACCGTCGACAACGACAAGACTTCCGAAGCTAGAGATCGCCAAATTCGACGGAAACCTGCGCTCATGGCACAGATTCTGGAATCAGTTCGAGCCTACCATCCACAAGAATCCAGCTTTACATCCAATTGACAAGTTTCAGTACTTGACGAGCTATCTCACCGGCAAAGCAGCAGCCGCTATCGACGGACTACCACTCAGTGACCGAAATTATGAAATTGCAGTGAAGACATTGGTCGAAAGATTCGGAAAGGACGACATTATCATTGAAGAACACATGTCGAGGTTGCTCAACATCCGACCTGTCCATAACATCCTCGACACCGAGAGGCTGCGGACCCTTTATGATGAGATCCAGACGGGGGTTCGGAGCCTCGAGGCATTAGGTGTGGCATCGAACACTTATGGAGTACTTTTATTGACAGTCCTACGGAAGAACATCCCGAATGAGCTTTGCCACGGTTACTGCAGACAAAAGACAACATCTGCAGTCATGCCAGGAGATGACCTTCAGAATTTCCTCAGTTTCCTCAAGACCGAAGTAGAAAGTCGAGAGAGGGCCGAATGTGGGACACGTCAACAGCTGAGCACCGAAAGGCTGAGTCGCCCGATCCGCAAGGATATTCCTGAAAAGAAGGCGTCCGCGTCGGTTTTAAGTGCCGTCATGGAAGCTGAAACACAGTGCAAATTTTGCGAAGCGAGCTGCCACTTAACCGCCGAATGTGAAGTTGATTTGACTGCGGATCAGAAGAGGACAATTGTGCAGCGGGAAAGACTCTGCTTTAGGTGCGCCAAGGCAGGTCATCGAGCATACGAATGCCGCACCGCAAGATGGCTTAAATGTAAGAGATGTTCCGGCCGGCACGTTGCAGCCCTGTGTAAGCTGAATCGACCACCAGCAACAGGAAAGTCGGAAGAGAAGACTGTACTCACTGAGACAATCGTACAGTCTTCGCTGCTAGTCGAAGGCACCAAAAAGAGAACCCGTGTCCTTCTGCAGACGGCTCAAGCGTGGGGTCAGGGTGGGGAGAAGCGAGCGATGGTCAGGCTGATGATTGACGGCGGAAGTCAGCGTACCTTTGTCAAGAAAGAGGTTTCACAGAAGATGCAACTGCGTGTGATGGGAGAGGAGATCCTGAAAATAATGACATTTGGAAACGACAAGCCGTCTTCAGGAATGAAGTGCCGCCGAGTGGAGTTATGGCTGTGCAGTCGACACAGCGGAAAAAAGATCCGCGTTGAAGCGCTTGAGATCCCACAAATCTGCTGCGACATCGTGCCAGCACCTGAAGCTTCCACCGTCAACTACCTCGAAGAGCAAGGCCTCGAACTCGCCGACAGTACGCAAGATGGAGCAGAGATAGGGCTGCTGCTGGGATCCGATTACTACTGGGAGGTCACAACCGGTGGTGTCAGGCGACTGGACAGCGGTCTCGTAGCCGTGGAGACCATTTTTGGCTGGACCCTGCAGGGGGCAACACACACCACAGAATCAACAGCAACGTACGTGTCCACTGTGGGAGTGTTGCGCGTGGCTGTCATCGGCAAGGAAGACCAAGACGACACTGCTGCTCAACTTAAATCGTTTTGGCAGCTCGAGCACATTGGCATTATCGACGAAGGAGAGGCCGACGTGGAAGACAACCAAGTTTTGCGGGAATTTCGGTAG